The Spirulina subsalsa PCC 9445 region GACTGTGGGCGATCGCCTGAGCAATGGCTAACCCTAAACCTGCACCGCCTGTATGTCGCGCCCGGTCTTGAGCTACTCGATAGAAACGCCCAAAAATTTTCGACTGTTCCCCAAGGGGGATCCCAATGCCTGTATCCTGTACCGTAATCACCGCCTCCTGTTCGCTACGGGCTAAAGTGACTGTGATCATGCCTCCTGGGGGGGTGTAGTGGATGGCATTAGTCAAAAGATTCGCCAAGAGACGATAAAGCTGTTCTTCATTGCCCAACATCTTGAGGATTTCAGAGGGATAATAGGCTGTTAAGGTCAGATCGGCTGCGATCGCCAACGCAGAAAATTCCTCCAGCAAATCCTCCATCAACACATTTAAACAGCAGGACTCCCGAGCCGGAGTTTGATTTAAGTCCAGTCGCGATAGTAATAGTAGATCCTGAACCAGATGGGTCAGACGGTTATTTTGCCGTTCAATCACCCGCAACGTTTGGCGCACATCCGACTCTGAAAGTTTGGGTTCATCGAGGGTAAATTCTACCGTCGAACGAATAGCCGCGAGGGGCGTGCGTAACTCATGGGCAGCATCGGCGGTGAACTGTTGGATCTGCCGATAGGCTTGGTAGGCGGGACGCATCGCTAAACCCGATAACCACCAACTCGAACCCACCACCAAAATCATCGTCGTCGGTAAAATCACCATTAATTGCCACCGCAATCTGGTTAAATGGGCTTCATATTCAGAGAGCGATCGCCCCACTTGGATATAGCCCCAAGATTGGTGATTTTGGGTTTTAAGAAATAACGAAATTTCTCGATAACGTTCCCCCTGTGCATCTTGCAGCGTTTGCCAAGGGGTATGGTCCGGGGGCATAGTCGCCCGGAGATTCTCTGGTATAGATCCTGCGATCGCCAAAACACGACCCCCAGGATCCACGAAACGCACATAGTAATCCTCCTGCTGAATCACCCCTGCAATATGGCGTTCCCCCGACGACTCAGGCGGACACACTCGACCATTCACACAAACTACACCGGGGAGAAAATAGCCCACAATCGGTTCAACCTGACCCACCTCTTTCAAAGCAGGCTCAATTCCATCATGAAGTGTTCCCGCAACTGTCGCTAATTTAAGATTTAGAGACTGCCATTGATCACGGGCAATTAATTCATAAACACTCACCCCGCAAACGAGCAAAATTAACCCCATTGTGGCTGCATATAACCCAGCCCAACGCTTACGAGTGGTCAAAAATGCCGAATTATCATTCATAGTCCGTCGCGCAATTCAGACGATAGCCGATGCCATGCACCGTTTCAATCAAGCCCTCACAACCTGCATCCAACAATTTACGCCGCAGAAGTCGGATCTGAGCCGGAACGACATTACTCATCGGCGTTGCGTCCATTGCCCACACCTGATTCATGATCTGATCACGGCTCAAAATTTGACTGGGATGCTGCATAAAATATTCTAAAAGTTGGAATTCCTTGGTGGTCAATGTTAAGGCTTTGGCTTGGGGAGGGTGATGAATTGTAATGGTAAAGGTTCTGTAATCAAGGGTGAGTTTGCCAACCGTTAATTGGCTAGGTTGTAGATGGGGCGAGCGCCGTTGTAATGCCCGAATTCTGGCTAACAATTCCGCATTACTAAAGGGTTTGACGAGATAATCATCTGCCCCGGCATCTAAACCCTTTACCCGATCTTCAATGCGGTCTTTAGCGGTCAACATGAGGACGGGTAATGTCTTTTGGGTGGCTCTTAATTTTTGACAAAGTTCTAAACCGGATAAACGGGGTAATAACCAATCAAAAACCCCCACAGTGTATTGTGTCCAAGGCTGTTGTAAACACTCCCAAGCTGTTGCGCCATCCATGACCCAATCGACAATATATTTTTCCCGTAACAGGGTTCGTTCAATGATTGCGCCTAAATCGGGTTCATCTTCGACTAATAAAATTCGCATCGCTGGTTTGATTTCATTCTGATTTCATAATTGACTGATATCATCCCCAACAACAGTGTAAATCATCCTTAAGGCACAACTCCCATGCGTTCCAGTCCTTCCGTTTCCCGACTTTTGACTGGCTCTCTGCTCGGCCTCATGGTGCTGTCACTCCCTACCCTGGGGGTCGCTCATGTTGGTCATGATCATGGGGCAGAGTTTCAGTCAGGCACGAGTCAGCCCGCTAGTGGTGTTCGAGTTGATAATGTAACAGCAGAACGGCTGGGTATTCAAATGGAACCTGTGGGGAGGCGATCGCTCAATGTCGGGATTCGGACGACGGGGGAAGTGGTCACTCAGCCGGATCAAATGGTGATGGTCAATGCGCCGATCAATGGCACAGTGATGGAACTATTGGTACAGCCCGGGGATCGGGTGCGCAAAGGACAGGCACTGGCTCGGATCATTGCTCCAGAATTGATTGAACTGCGGGTATCGTCCCAGAGTAATCGGGTTGGGGTAGAGGCAGAGCTACGAGCAGCGCAGGCCAATCTCACCTTAGCACGGCGTAACTACGAGCGACAGGTGGCAATGGCAGAGGCAGAAATCACGGCGGCTCAACAGCAGATGAACCAAGCGCAGGAACGGTTTCGGCAAGACCAGTTTCTCGCTGAGGCAGGGGCGATCGCCCGTCAACAACTCTTAGACTCTGAATCCCACTTAGCGACAATCCGTAGCCAACTCACCCGCGCAGAAAGTCGTCAGGCGGTACTAGAAGCCCAGGCCGAGTTAGAGCGATCGCAAGTCGCCGTCGAAGCGGCCCAATCCCGTCTCCAACTGAGTTCCGCCACCTATCAAGCGCGTTTACAACAACTCAACAGTACCGCCACAGAGCAGGGATTAGTGACCATCTCCGCCCCCATTGCTGGACAGGTGGCTGAACGTCCCGTTACCCTCGGAGAGGCCGTCGAAGCCGCCACTACGCCGATTGTTAGCATTGTGAATGGCGATCGCCTGCGCATTACCGCCAACGTCCATGAAAAAGACCTCGCCCAAGTGGTCAAAGGGCAGTCGGTGCGGGCGAGAGTGAACAGCCTACCTGACCGCATCTTTACCGGACGGGTCGTAACCATAGGCGCAAAGGTCGATGGTGAAACCCGGGTCATTCCCGTGACCGCCGAATTAGAGAATGCTGCGCCCTTAAAACCGGGTATGTTTGCCGAACTGGAAATTTTAACCGCTCGTACCCCTGAGAGGGTGCTGACTATTCCCGCCAGTGCCTTGGTGGATGCTGACGGTCGCCATCTGGTATTTGTCCAAAATGGCAGCGCCTTTGAGCCAGTGGAAATTAACATCGGTCGTCGTGACGGAAACCAAGTCGAAATTGAGAGCGGTTTATTTGAAGGCGATTATGTGGTGGTGCAAGGGGCCTTGCAACTCTACGCTCAGTCCTTGCTGGGTGGCGGTAAGACACAACCCTCCGCAGAAGCAGAACTTGATGCCCCTGAAAATGCCCCATCCGTTCCCAATTGGGGCTGGGGTTTAGGGGGGTTGGCGATCGCCCTCATTGCCTTCTCCCTCGGTCGTCGTTCCCGTCCTGAAGTGATGGGACTGAATCACTACCCCCTTGATCCCGCGCCGGATCTCGCCCTCACCACCAGCCACCACGAGGCCATCCCGACCGAAGTCGATTACAACCGCTCCTAAACCCCCTTCGATCTCGTTCACTGCTGCCCATGCTCAACGCAATTCTCAAATGGTCGATCGCCCGACGCTGGATTGTCCTGATCGCCACTGTTCTAATCACCCTCTACGGTCTGCGCACCCTCGGCACAATGTCCTTGGATGTCTTTCCCAGCTTTGCCCCGCCCCAAGTCGAAATTCAAGCGGAAGCCCCCGGTTTAGCTCCAGAAGAGATAGAGTCCTTAGTGACACTACCCATTGAGAGCGTTGTTAATGGAACTCCGGGCGTGACGGCGGTGCGCTCTACCTCCGTCCCAGGCGCAGCAGCCGTGCGAATCGTCTTTAGCTGGGATACCGATATCTACCAAGCGCGTCAGCTAATCACCGAGCGGTTACAACAGGCTCAAGCCCGCCTCCCCGATGGCGTAGAAGCACCTCAGCTGGCCCCCCTTAACTCCCCCCTCGGCATCGTGTTGGAATACGCTTTCACCGCGAAAACAACGCCCCTGATGGAAGTACGGCAGTTGGTTGATCGGCAAGTGACCAACCGACTCCTAGCCGTCCCAGGCGTAACCCAAATCATCACCTTCGGCGGCGAAGAGCGACAGTATCAGGTCTTAGTAGACCCCGCGAAACTTAACGCCTTTGGCATCACCCTAGCGGAAGTTAGCGCCGCCGCGGCCGCCGCCAACCAAAACGGGGCGGGGGGCTACTTGATCGATGCCGACCAAGAACTTCTGATTCGCGGCATTGGTCGCCTGGAAACCATCGAAGATTTGCAGCGCTCTGTGGTGACGGCGCGGCAGGGAACACCTGTGCTATTGCAAGACGTGGCCACGGTGACAATTGGACCAGCCCTCAAGCGAGGGGATGGCAGCCTCAATGGTCAACCCGCCCTCGTGATGTTAATTAACAAACAGCCTCTGGCAGACACACTGACAGTTACCCAACAAATCGAAGCTGCCCTAGAAGAAGTTCGTCCCAGCCTGCCTGAAGATGTCACCATTACCCGCACCTTTCGTCAGGCTGACTTTATTGAGGCTTCAATTCACAATGTACGGGACTCCCTACGGGACGGGGTGTTGATTGTGTCGGTGATTTTGCTGCTGTTTCTCATGAACTGGCGCACGGCGGCGATTACCCTCAGCGCAATTCCCCTGTCCATGCTGATCTGCCTGATCTTGTTGCACTGGCTCGGTCTAAGCGTTAACACCATGACCCTTGGGGGTCTAGCGGTTGCCATTGGCTCAGTGGTAGATGATTCCATTGTGGATATGGAGAACTGCTATCGAGGGCTACGCCGTAACCGTCAATTGGGCAACCCCAAGCATCCCTTTCAAGTGGTCTATGATACCTCGGTGGAAGTGCGCACCAGTGTCCTTTTTTCTACGGTGATCATCGCCGTGATTTTTGCGCCGATTTTTAGCTTGAGCGGGGTGGAGGGGCGCATTTTTGCCCCTATGGGCATCGCCTACCTTGTGGCTATTTTTGCCTCTACTCTGGTGGCACTGACCCTCTCCCCAGCCCTCTGTGCGTTTTTATTGGCCTATGCTCCCCTACCAGAGGATGATACTTGGGTGTCCCGTTGGAGTCAGAAACTCTATCAGCCTGCTCTAGGGTTGGCTCTGGGGAATTCTCGGCTCGTGCTATTGGTGGCACTCGGAACACTGGTGGCATCCTTGGCTATTGTGCCGGGTCTTGGGCGAGTGTTTTTACCGGAGTTTCAGGAGCGATCGCTGGTGGCTTCCATGAATCTATTCCCCGGCAGTTCCTTGGCGGCGACTAATCGGGCTGGATTAGCGGTGCAGGATGCTCTGAAGGATGACCCACGCTTTGAAACGATTCAAATGCGCTCGGGTCGTTCCCCAGGGGATCCCCATATCGTCGGCTCTAACTTTGCGGAGTTGGATATCGAACTGAGTGATCTGGGGATGCTAGATCGAGAGGATACCCTAGAAGCCTTGCGGGCGGAGTTGGAAAAACTTCCGGGAGCTCCCACCAGTGTGGGGGGCTTTATCTCCCACCGCATGGATGAGGTGTTGTCGGGGGTGCGTAGTGCGATCGCCGTTAAAATTTTTGGCCCCGACCTAGCCGAACTGCGCCGCTTGGGTACGGCCGTCACCGAGATCATGGCGAATGTCGAAGGGGTGGTTGACCTACAGCTTGCGCCCCAGCTACCCGTGCGTCAAGTTCAGATACACTTTGACCGAGATGCCTCCGCCCGCTATGGTCTAACCATCAGTACCCTAGCCGAAACCATCGAAACCGCACTGAATGGGCGTGTGGTTTCCCAGGTGCTAGAAAATCAGCAGCTTTTTGACTTAGTGGTGTGGTTTGACCCTAACGCTCGCCAAGACCTTGACAGTCTGCGCAACCTGTTAATCGATACCCCTAACGGACAACGCATTCCCTTAGCACAACTGGCTCAGGTGGACTATGGCACTGGCCCCAACTCCATCAGTCGAGAGAATGTGTCGCGGTTAATTGTCGTCTCGTCCAATGTGGCTGACCGCGATCTGGGTTCGGTGATTGCTGATATTCAAACCCAAGTCCGTCAGCAGATTACGCTGCCATCGGGCTATTTCATCCAGTATGGCGGTCAGTTTGAGTCGGAGCAACGAGCCACCCAAAACCTGCTGATGTTCGGGGCGTTGGCACTGGTGGTCATTTCTGTGCTGATGTATTTTACGGTCAAGTCAGTTCCAGCAACGGTGATGATTATGTTGAATCTGCCTTTGGCCATCGTGGGGGGGATGTTCTCGGTGGCGATTAGCGGCGGTGTGCTTTCAGTGGCATCATTAGTCGGATTTATTACCCTGTTCGGGGTAGCGGTACGCAATGGCTTGCTCTTGGTCGATAACTATAACCAAAAGCTGGCGATGGGTATGTCTCTCCCTCATGTTCTCTCTACAGGGTCAATGGAACGGCTCAATGCTATCTTAATGACCGCGTTCACCTCGGCTCTGGGGATGCTGCCTTTAGTCATCAATGCTGGTCCAGGTCGGGAAATCTTACAACCTCTAGCGGTGGTGGTTTTAGGGGGATTGTTCACCTCCACAGCCCTGACTTTAATGGTACTACCATCCCTCTATGCAGAGTTTGGTCGCTATTTGCTGCCGACGACCCGTTATAACACCATTCAAGTGGAGGCTGAAATAGAAAGGCCAAACCAACCCATTCATCCCACCTAATGTCGGGATATTTCTGTTTTTTATACCTTTTTTCTAACTTTTGGAGATAGTTTATGAATTCTCGGTTTTGCCAAGCTCTTTTGATTACTGGAGTTGTCGCCCTAACGGCCTGCGGTAATGCCAACATGGTCACGGATTCTAATGACACGGTTGAAGCAAATTCAACTGCAACACCTTCAACTGAAACAACTGCGGCGGAGGCCCCCACCCCTGATCACAGCGTTCCTAGCTTTGGCGGTCAAGTGGTGGAAACTGGTGCTTATCATTTTGAGTTAGTCCCGGTGCCTGAAGCCAATGGGATTCACTTGGATCTGTATTTACAAACGGGTGATACCCATGAAGCGATCGCCGATGCCCAGGTGGTGGCTCAGGTACAGCTTCCTGATGGTACGTTCAAAGAAATTCCCATGGAATATGATGTTGCTGGGGAACATTTCTTTGCGTTTTTCCCAACTTCGGGAACTGGGGAATACAAAACCGTGATTCAGACGGATATCCAAGGGGAGAAAGTCAACGCTCGGTTCAGTTTTTCCAAATAAATGGCTCTTTGTCCAAAAATGGCGACGCACTCCCCCACCTCGCGCTCTCCCAGGTGGGGAGTGCTTCGTGAGCCACTTCTGCACGGTATTTTCATGTTTTCCGGCAGAGAATGCGATCGCACTGACCGTTCAAGCATTTTCTACAAACTACCAGTCAAAACCCCCCAAAATTATTGTAATCTGGGAGAACAGGAATCCAGCCTCCTTTGACTTTAAACGGGGTAGGACTTGCTGATATTTCTGGAGTCGGCGATAGTCCTTTTCGGTGGGTTGTGGGATGCGGCTAATGTCCATATTGTCGGTCATATCGGCGATTTTGACTCCTAGGGCGATCGCATTTTCCATCACACGCTGTAAATACTGCTCATAGTCTTCTCCCGGTCGTTTGGTAATAGCATCCAAGGCTTGAATCACCGGGTCAGAAAACCCTAAATCCCTTAACTGGTCTAGGGTCAAGTCGGAATCCTCAACCGCATCATGTAACACACCAACGATTTTTTCCTCCAGTGAGGGAAGGGCGGCCATCACCCGTAAAGGATGGTCAATATAGGGTTTTCCGGCCTTATCCACCTGTCCAGCATGACATTGTTTGGCCAAGGCGATCGCGTTTTCCAGCCCAGAATCTTTACTCATTCGTACCCTCAAAATCATCTTTGTCTATACTGAAGTTAATCGGTTTAACCGTCCAGAAGTAGACCCCGCACCATCCTTTACGGCACATCATTCAACCTAGGGGGAAAAGCCGCCGTGACCAAAAAAATCGTCGAAAATCAATACTTACAAGAAGTTCTCGAAGAACAGCAACAACTCGATCGTCAACTCAACAAAAGAGCGCGTAGATCCCCTCCCCCTCCCCCACCACAAGCTGCCCCGAAACCCGGTGCGCCAACCGTTGAGCCAACCGATGAATTATTTGCGATCGCCGAAGAACCTCTATTGAGTCAACCCTCTCCCAGTACCCCCCCTCCCCTCAACATGGACAAAACTCCTAGCCGTGCCATTGATTACAAAGTCGTCGGTTTTTTATGGTGGAAAAGTGTCATTGTTCCCCCCAATGCCTACGTCATCCATACCCGCCGAGGTCATAGCCAACCCATCCATCTCGGACGAGGAATTTCCTTCCGTTTTAATCCCCTGACTGACGCTTTTTTAGTCATTCCTTCCGCCGTCCAAACGATTTTAATTAACGCCCGATGTATTTGTTTAGAAAAACAAGGAATTTTAGTTCAAGCCTATGTTCAGTGGATTATTGACGACCTTCAAACCGCTTACTGGAAACTCGATTTTTCCGACCCCGAAGATCCGATGGGCATTGTTAATCTACAACTCCGAGAACAAGCCGAAGCCGCCATTAAAGACAAAGTAGCGACCCTCAGTATTGATGAAGTTTTAAGCGACAAACAGCCCATCATCGAAGAGTTAACCTATCGTTTACGAACCGTGGCAGAAGGGAGCGCCGAAGATGGGGGAAACGCCCAAGGTTTAGGCTTAAAAATCGTCACCGTTCAGATTAAAGATGCTGTAGTTAGCTCTACCACATTATGGGAAAATTTGCAAGTTCCTTTTCGGTCAGAACGGCAAAAACTCGCCCGTTTAGCCGAACTAGAAAATGAGCAAGTTGTCAATGATTTAGAGCGAGAAAACCGACTGAGGAACGAGCGCGCAGATTTAGAAGTAACCAGTCAATTAGAGCAACTCAAAGCGGAGCAAGAACAAGCCCAATATAATCGCGAATATGCCGAACGAAATCGCCGTCAACAGATGGAAGAAACAGCCGCACGTCAAAAGCTGGCGGAAGAAAATGCTACCGCACAAGTGCGTCAGGAAGGGGAGTTAGAATTAGCCTTACAAGCATTAGCCTTAGAACAGCGTCGTCTGACGGCAGAAATGGAAAAATTGCGCCAACAAATGCAGTTAGATGCACTACAATCTGAACAAAATCGCGCTTTATTGACCACAGAATTAGAACTGGCTCAAATGCGAGATTTTGCCCAAGTTCAAGCGGCACAACGACAGTTAGAATTAGAACGACAACGGAGGGCGATTGAAAATGATCTCTCAGAAGCGCATCTCAAAGCCCGACTCATTGCGGAATTACCGAGTATTGCCGAAAATCTCCCCGCTCCCAATCAACAAAATATGACCATAATTAGTACCGATGGACAAGAAACGGCTGCTAATTCGTTATTGAGTTTTTTGTCAACGGTTTTGAGTTTATTTCCAAGTCAAAACCCGGAAGACTAAACCATTACCCCTCGTAGGTTTCTATCTCTCGTAGGTTGGGTGAAGCGAAAGCATAACCCAACAAAGCACTAGGTTGGGTGAAGCGAAAGCATAACCCAACAAATCACCCAAAAACTATAGCCAAAACTTCAACCAAAGCCAAACAACCAATCTAACGTTTATTGATTCAAGGGCAGCTTAATCACAAACTCAGAACCTTCTCCCAAAGTAGAAGAACAAGTCAAAGTCCCTTGGTGTTTCTGGGTAATAATATCATAACTAATGGATAGACCCAAACCTGTCCCTTTTCCCGTGGGTTTTGTCGTAAAGAAAGTGTCAAAAATGCGGTTTTTGACTTGAGGAGACATTCCCATTGCATTGTCAGCAATACGAATCACTACATCATCCCCTTCTGTTAGAGTTTGAATGTGAATAGTGGGACTTTTACCTTGGGTAAAATGACCTTTTAGCTGGGCTTCATCGAGGGCATCAATGGCATTGCCCAGTAAATTCATAAAGACTTGATTCAGTAAGCCACTGTAACAGAGAATATCCTCGGGTAATTGTCCGTAATCTTGAACGACAATGATTTCAGGATGGTCATTTTTAGCTTTTAAACGAGGTTTTAAAATCATCAAGGTTGAATCTAGACCTTGATGAATATTGGTAGGTTTCATCACCTCATCATCTAAGCGGGAAAAATGTCTTAACGATTGGACAATTTGACGAATTCTTTCCGTCCCCACTTGCATTGAGGTCAAAGTTTTAGGAAAATCTTCCATCAGGAATTCTACATCAATAGCTTCCGCTTCCTCGGCAATTTCAGCATGAGGTTCTGGATAATGCTGTTGATAAAGTTCCAACAACCCAATCAAATCGTTAGCATATTCTAAGGCAGGATTCAAGTTACCGTAAACAAAATTAACGGGGTTGTTAATTTCATGAGCGACTCCAGCCACCAATTGACCTAAACTGGATAATTTTTCACTTTGAACCAGTAATGATTGAGTTTGATGGAGTTGGGTTAGGGTTCTTTTAAGTTGTTCAGTTTGGGCTTTATAGCGGCGCTCTGATTGTTTTAAAGCTTGTTCGGTTCTTTTGCGTTCTGTAATATCAATGACAAAGCCTTCATAAAAACAAATATTACCCGCCGTATCTCGAACAACTTCGGCATTTTCAGAAATCCAAATAATCTCACCAGAATAGTGATAAACCTGCACCTCAAAATCCCGGACATAGCCTTGTAGATACATCAACTCAACAAACTCTTGTCGTTTCTCCGGGTTGACATAAAGCTGTGTTTGAACGTCTGTTAAACAACTTAGGAGATGTTCGGGGGAAGTATAACCATAAATCCGGGCTAGGGCGGGATTTGCTTCTAATAGTTTGCCATCGGGTGTTGTTCTAAAAATTCCCACATTAATGTTATTGAACAAACTGCTATACTGCTGTTCTAACTTACAGTTTTTCTGAATCGTTTTGGAGAGAGCTTGTTCAAGTTTAGCGATTTGCGGTAAATCAGGGCTGTTGGCAGGAGGAGAGTGGCAAGAACTCGCTACTCTCTCAAGGGTTTG contains the following coding sequences:
- the rppB gene encoding two-component system sensor histidine kinase RppB, encoding MNDNSAFLTTRKRWAGLYAATMGLILLVCGVSVYELIARDQWQSLNLKLATVAGTLHDGIEPALKEVGQVEPIVGYFLPGVVCVNGRVCPPESSGERHIAGVIQQEDYYVRFVDPGGRVLAIAGSIPENLRATMPPDHTPWQTLQDAQGERYREISLFLKTQNHQSWGYIQVGRSLSEYEAHLTRLRWQLMVILPTTMILVVGSSWWLSGLAMRPAYQAYRQIQQFTADAAHELRTPLAAIRSTVEFTLDEPKLSESDVRQTLRVIERQNNRLTHLVQDLLLLSRLDLNQTPARESCCLNVLMEDLLEEFSALAIAADLTLTAYYPSEILKMLGNEEQLYRLLANLLTNAIHYTPPGGMITVTLARSEQEAVITVQDTGIGIPLGEQSKIFGRFYRVAQDRARHTGGAGLGLAIAQAIAHSHQGSIQVQSHVDQGSLFTLRLPLKKGE
- the rppA gene encoding two-component system response regulator RppA, with translation MRILLVEDEPDLGAIIERTLLREKYIVDWVMDGATAWECLQQPWTQYTVGVFDWLLPRLSGLELCQKLRATQKTLPVLMLTAKDRIEDRVKGLDAGADDYLVKPFSNAELLARIRALQRRSPHLQPSQLTVGKLTLDYRTFTITIHHPPQAKALTLTTKEFQLLEYFMQHPSQILSRDQIMNQVWAMDATPMSNVVPAQIRLLRRKLLDAGCEGLIETVHGIGYRLNCATDYE
- a CDS encoding efflux RND transporter periplasmic adaptor subunit; translation: MRSSPSVSRLLTGSLLGLMVLSLPTLGVAHVGHDHGAEFQSGTSQPASGVRVDNVTAERLGIQMEPVGRRSLNVGIRTTGEVVTQPDQMVMVNAPINGTVMELLVQPGDRVRKGQALARIIAPELIELRVSSQSNRVGVEAELRAAQANLTLARRNYERQVAMAEAEITAAQQQMNQAQERFRQDQFLAEAGAIARQQLLDSESHLATIRSQLTRAESRQAVLEAQAELERSQVAVEAAQSRLQLSSATYQARLQQLNSTATEQGLVTISAPIAGQVAERPVTLGEAVEAATTPIVSIVNGDRLRITANVHEKDLAQVVKGQSVRARVNSLPDRIFTGRVVTIGAKVDGETRVIPVTAELENAAPLKPGMFAELEILTARTPERVLTIPASALVDADGRHLVFVQNGSAFEPVEINIGRRDGNQVEIESGLFEGDYVVVQGALQLYAQSLLGGGKTQPSAEAELDAPENAPSVPNWGWGLGGLAIALIAFSLGRRSRPEVMGLNHYPLDPAPDLALTTSHHEAIPTEVDYNRS
- a CDS encoding efflux RND transporter permease subunit, whose translation is MLNAILKWSIARRWIVLIATVLITLYGLRTLGTMSLDVFPSFAPPQVEIQAEAPGLAPEEIESLVTLPIESVVNGTPGVTAVRSTSVPGAAAVRIVFSWDTDIYQARQLITERLQQAQARLPDGVEAPQLAPLNSPLGIVLEYAFTAKTTPLMEVRQLVDRQVTNRLLAVPGVTQIITFGGEERQYQVLVDPAKLNAFGITLAEVSAAAAAANQNGAGGYLIDADQELLIRGIGRLETIEDLQRSVVTARQGTPVLLQDVATVTIGPALKRGDGSLNGQPALVMLINKQPLADTLTVTQQIEAALEEVRPSLPEDVTITRTFRQADFIEASIHNVRDSLRDGVLIVSVILLLFLMNWRTAAITLSAIPLSMLICLILLHWLGLSVNTMTLGGLAVAIGSVVDDSIVDMENCYRGLRRNRQLGNPKHPFQVVYDTSVEVRTSVLFSTVIIAVIFAPIFSLSGVEGRIFAPMGIAYLVAIFASTLVALTLSPALCAFLLAYAPLPEDDTWVSRWSQKLYQPALGLALGNSRLVLLVALGTLVASLAIVPGLGRVFLPEFQERSLVASMNLFPGSSLAATNRAGLAVQDALKDDPRFETIQMRSGRSPGDPHIVGSNFAELDIELSDLGMLDREDTLEALRAELEKLPGAPTSVGGFISHRMDEVLSGVRSAIAVKIFGPDLAELRRLGTAVTEIMANVEGVVDLQLAPQLPVRQVQIHFDRDASARYGLTISTLAETIETALNGRVVSQVLENQQLFDLVVWFDPNARQDLDSLRNLLIDTPNGQRIPLAQLAQVDYGTGPNSISRENVSRLIVVSSNVADRDLGSVIADIQTQVRQQITLPSGYFIQYGGQFESEQRATQNLLMFGALALVVISVLMYFTVKSVPATVMIMLNLPLAIVGGMFSVAISGGVLSVASLVGFITLFGVAVRNGLLLVDNYNQKLAMGMSLPHVLSTGSMERLNAILMTAFTSALGMLPLVINAGPGREILQPLAVVVLGGLFTSTALTLMVLPSLYAEFGRYLLPTTRYNTIQVEAEIERPNQPIHPT
- a CDS encoding HD domain-containing protein, whose product is MSKDSGLENAIALAKQCHAGQVDKAGKPYIDHPLRVMAALPSLEEKIVGVLHDAVEDSDLTLDQLRDLGFSDPVIQALDAITKRPGEDYEQYLQRVMENAIALGVKIADMTDNMDISRIPQPTEKDYRRLQKYQQVLPRLKSKEAGFLFSQITIILGGFDW
- a CDS encoding SPFH domain-containing protein; the protein is MTKKIVENQYLQEVLEEQQQLDRQLNKRARRSPPPPPPQAAPKPGAPTVEPTDELFAIAEEPLLSQPSPSTPPPLNMDKTPSRAIDYKVVGFLWWKSVIVPPNAYVIHTRRGHSQPIHLGRGISFRFNPLTDAFLVIPSAVQTILINARCICLEKQGILVQAYVQWIIDDLQTAYWKLDFSDPEDPMGIVNLQLREQAEAAIKDKVATLSIDEVLSDKQPIIEELTYRLRTVAEGSAEDGGNAQGLGLKIVTVQIKDAVVSSTTLWENLQVPFRSERQKLARLAELENEQVVNDLERENRLRNERADLEVTSQLEQLKAEQEQAQYNREYAERNRRQQMEETAARQKLAEENATAQVRQEGELELALQALALEQRRLTAEMEKLRQQMQLDALQSEQNRALLTTELELAQMRDFAQVQAAQRQLELERQRRAIENDLSEAHLKARLIAELPSIAENLPAPNQQNMTIISTDGQETAANSLLSFLSTVLSLFPSQNPED
- a CDS encoding PAS domain-containing sensor histidine kinase: MFIDNDQPLFGNQTLERVASSCHSPPANSPDLPQIAKLEQALSKTIQKNCKLEQQYSSLFNNINVGIFRTTPDGKLLEANPALARIYGYTSPEHLLSCLTDVQTQLYVNPEKRQEFVELMYLQGYVRDFEVQVYHYSGEIIWISENAEVVRDTAGNICFYEGFVIDITERKRTEQALKQSERRYKAQTEQLKRTLTQLHQTQSLLVQSEKLSSLGQLVAGVAHEINNPVNFVYGNLNPALEYANDLIGLLELYQQHYPEPHAEIAEEAEAIDVEFLMEDFPKTLTSMQVGTERIRQIVQSLRHFSRLDDEVMKPTNIHQGLDSTLMILKPRLKAKNDHPEIIVVQDYGQLPEDILCYSGLLNQVFMNLLGNAIDALDEAQLKGHFTQGKSPTIHIQTLTEGDDVVIRIADNAMGMSPQVKNRIFDTFFTTKPTGKGTGLGLSISYDIITQKHQGTLTCSSTLGEGSEFVIKLPLNQ